Proteins from a genomic interval of Bradyrhizobium sp. CCBAU 53340:
- a CDS encoding ABC transporter permease, with protein MSEAVVPHPTEKRPAAAPGWFRRALDSDLFYSFRRSKITMIAAGVTLLFFLIAIFASVLSVQNPFDPGQLQLMNSRISPLWTADGQSPFLLGTDEQGRDVLSAILYGLRISLLVGVLGVVLSGAIGILLGLTAGYFGGAVDGLIMRIADVQLSFPAILIALLINGIAKSVFGNKLDEMSMLAVLVFAIGLSFWVQYARTVRGSVLVEKNKDYVAAAQLIGLPAPVIMLRHVLPNTTGPVLVIATINLALAIITEATLSFLGSGMPETMPSLGTLIRIGNGYLFSGEWWIVAFPGIALAALILSINLLGDWLRDALNPKLR; from the coding sequence ATGAGCGAAGCCGTCGTTCCCCACCCGACCGAAAAGCGCCCTGCGGCCGCGCCTGGCTGGTTCAGGCGCGCCCTCGACAGCGACCTGTTCTATTCGTTCCGCCGCTCCAAGATCACGATGATCGCGGCGGGTGTGACGCTGCTGTTCTTCCTGATCGCGATCTTCGCCTCGGTGTTGTCAGTGCAGAATCCGTTCGACCCGGGGCAGCTCCAGCTGATGAATTCGCGCATCTCGCCGCTCTGGACCGCCGACGGCCAGAGCCCGTTCCTGCTCGGCACCGACGAGCAGGGCCGCGACGTGCTGTCGGCGATCCTCTACGGCCTGCGCATCTCGCTGCTCGTCGGGGTGCTCGGCGTGGTCCTGTCCGGCGCGATCGGCATCCTGCTCGGCCTGACGGCGGGCTATTTCGGCGGTGCCGTCGATGGGCTGATCATGCGCATCGCCGACGTGCAGCTTTCCTTTCCGGCTATCCTGATCGCGCTTCTGATCAATGGCATCGCCAAATCGGTCTTTGGCAACAAGCTCGACGAGATGAGCATGCTGGCGGTCCTGGTCTTCGCGATCGGCCTGAGCTTTTGGGTGCAATATGCGCGCACGGTGCGTGGCTCGGTCCTGGTCGAGAAGAACAAGGATTATGTCGCGGCCGCGCAATTGATCGGCCTGCCCGCGCCCGTGATCATGCTGCGCCACGTGCTGCCGAATACCACGGGGCCGGTCCTCGTGATCGCCACCATCAACCTCGCGCTCGCCATCATCACCGAGGCAACGCTGTCGTTCCTCGGCTCGGGCATGCCCGAGACCATGCCGTCGCTCGGCACGCTGATCCGGATCGGCAACGGCTATCTGTTCTCAGGCGAATGGTGGATCGTCGCCTTCCCCGGAATCGCACTCGCAGCACTGATCCTGTCGATCAATCTGCTCGGCGACTGGCTGCGCGACGCGCTCAACCCCAAACTCCGATGA
- a CDS encoding ABC transporter ATP-binding protein → MTDPVLSVRNLKVEFASRRGTLRAIDGVSFDIAKGEVLGVVGESGAGKSVTGLSVIGLIDPPGRIAGGEIRLAGLRIDNLPPEEMRRVRGKRIGMIFQDPLTSLNPLYKVGDQIVETIRTHLNLSEQAARRRAIDLLAEVGIPAPEKRIDGYPHEFSGGMRQRVVIALAICAEPELIIADEPTTALDVSVQAQIISLIKRLGRDHGTAVMLVTHDMGVIAETSDRVAVMYAGRVAEIGPVQDVVRNPLHPYAKGLMGAIPTLAGDDKRLVQIPGSMPRLSNIPRGCSFNPRCASVFDRCRVDRPEPLSRGAQSVACHLYDPASAETAA, encoded by the coding sequence ATGACCGACCCCGTTCTCTCCGTCCGCAATCTCAAGGTCGAGTTCGCCTCCCGCCGCGGCACGCTGCGCGCGATCGACGGCGTCTCCTTCGACATCGCCAAGGGCGAAGTGCTCGGCGTGGTCGGCGAATCCGGCGCCGGCAAATCCGTGACCGGGCTTTCGGTGATCGGGCTGATCGACCCGCCCGGCCGCATCGCTGGCGGCGAGATTCGCCTCGCCGGCCTGCGCATCGACAATCTGCCGCCCGAGGAAATGCGCCGCGTGCGCGGGAAGCGCATCGGCATGATCTTCCAGGATCCGCTGACCTCGCTCAATCCTCTGTACAAGGTTGGCGACCAGATCGTCGAGACGATCCGGACCCATCTCAATCTCTCCGAACAGGCTGCGCGCCGCCGCGCCATCGATTTGCTCGCCGAAGTGGGTATCCCTGCCCCCGAGAAGCGTATCGACGGCTACCCGCATGAGTTCTCGGGCGGCATGCGCCAGCGCGTGGTGATTGCGCTCGCAATCTGCGCCGAGCCCGAGCTGATCATCGCGGACGAACCGACCACGGCGCTCGACGTCTCCGTGCAGGCGCAGATCATCTCGCTGATCAAGCGGCTCGGCCGCGACCACGGCACCGCCGTGATGCTGGTGACGCACGACATGGGCGTGATCGCCGAGACCTCGGACCGCGTCGCGGTGATGTATGCCGGCCGCGTCGCCGAAATCGGCCCGGTGCAGGACGTCGTGAGAAACCCGCTGCACCCCTATGCCAAGGGCCTGATGGGCGCGATCCCGACGCTTGCCGGCGACGACAAGCGCCTGGTGCAGATCCCCGGCTCGATGCCGCGGCTCTCGAACATCCCGCGCGGCTGCTCGTTCAACCCGCGCTGCGCCTCGGTTTTCGATCGTTGCCGGGTGGACCGGCCGGAGCCACTGTCGCGCGGCGCGCAATCGGTCGCCTGCCATCTCTATGACCCCGCGTCGGCGGAGACCGCGGCATGA